A window of Ignavibacteriales bacterium contains these coding sequences:
- the bamA gene encoding outer membrane protein assembly factor BamA: MLKHTPSKQQILSLIILLIISLVQVNAQTQKVNYKILGISVVGNKSADAATIIANTGLKIGDEISVPGDQTNSAIKRLWNLGIFQDAEIIIEKKIDNGIFLQIIIKEYSRLEKFVLRGNDELSEDNINKKISIVRGQTLKPNEIVRLTNKIKSLYEEDGYLNATITPHNYTFFQADTSKKEITVTWRDEKDLSKELKTTYEIDKTSSINSVNRIKERTLVLLDIKEGDEITIRHIIFNGNNAFDDGTLRGEFDDTKESAWWKFWTSPKFKRDKFEKDKELITKFYRKKGYRDFVVLRDSLVFSKDKKHIDVIVDVYEGDQYKVRNVIWEGNSVYPSEELNARLDFKKGDIFDYEKFNQNLHYNEKQTDVSSIYQDTGYLGFQLDAKEEKSAKDSVDIRIKVNEGNRFKIGKVDITGNDKTKDKVIRRELYTIPGSYFSRGYILRSIQQLSNLQYFNVEQLYKTGVDYRPYNDSTVNIIYKVEEKSSDYLNASIGYSGAFGFSGAVGFTLTNFSIAEPFRMGGGQVLNFNWQFGVGNFYRTFSLGFTEPWFMDTPTSLGFDLFDTRQRYVYDLQQSGITFRVGRRLTWPDDFFYLMGTLRFQYNDVIDGAGYYPTGLTRQYSIGTTISRTDIDNPIFPSRGSKFTLSGELTGGPFLPGNVDYFKIDFKSEWYKSIFNSNRFVLYTSADLGYIGVLKDGTPIQPFEYFYMGGSGLIIATTSLRGYEDRSLGLRDPVTNNVRGSSVMAKFTSEFRVALALEPIPIYLLAFAEAGNVYVDIKHTDLFNLKRSVGIGARILLNPIGLIGFDYGYGFDRKSVDGQDPQWMFHFQFGKGF; encoded by the coding sequence ATGTTAAAACACACTCCAAGTAAGCAGCAAATACTTAGTCTAATTATTTTATTGATAATTTCATTAGTACAAGTTAATGCTCAGACCCAAAAGGTTAATTATAAAATCCTCGGCATTTCTGTCGTTGGAAATAAATCCGCCGATGCTGCTACTATCATTGCCAATACAGGATTGAAAATTGGTGATGAGATTAGTGTCCCCGGTGATCAAACTAATAGTGCAATAAAAAGACTTTGGAATTTGGGAATTTTTCAGGATGCAGAAATTATTATCGAAAAGAAAATTGATAACGGAATTTTTCTTCAAATAATAATCAAAGAGTATTCACGCCTTGAGAAATTTGTTTTAAGGGGCAACGACGAGTTGAGTGAAGATAACATAAATAAGAAAATTTCAATTGTACGCGGACAAACCTTAAAACCGAATGAAATTGTTCGCTTAACAAATAAAATAAAGTCTTTATATGAAGAGGATGGATACTTAAACGCTACAATTACACCGCATAACTATACTTTCTTTCAAGCAGACACTTCTAAAAAAGAGATTACAGTTACTTGGCGGGATGAAAAAGATCTTTCCAAAGAACTGAAAACCACTTATGAAATTGATAAAACTTCATCTATAAATTCGGTAAATAGAATTAAAGAACGTACACTTGTATTGCTTGATATAAAAGAAGGTGATGAGATAACAATTCGTCATATTATTTTTAACGGAAACAATGCCTTTGATGATGGAACGCTGCGTGGTGAATTTGACGACACAAAAGAATCAGCATGGTGGAAATTTTGGACTTCTCCGAAATTTAAGCGTGATAAGTTTGAAAAAGATAAAGAATTAATCACTAAGTTTTATAGAAAAAAGGGTTACCGAGATTTTGTAGTTCTCCGTGATAGTCTCGTTTTTTCTAAAGACAAAAAACATATTGATGTGATAGTTGATGTATATGAAGGTGATCAATACAAAGTACGTAATGTTATTTGGGAAGGTAATTCAGTTTATCCAAGTGAAGAATTAAATGCTAGATTAGATTTCAAAAAAGGTGATATTTTTGATTACGAAAAATTCAATCAGAATTTACATTACAATGAAAAACAAACTGACGTATCATCAATTTATCAAGATACCGGGTATCTTGGCTTTCAACTTGATGCTAAAGAAGAAAAATCTGCTAAAGATTCTGTTGATATCAGAATAAAAGTTAATGAAGGAAACCGATTTAAAATTGGTAAAGTTGATATTACTGGAAATGACAAAACAAAAGATAAAGTAATACGCCGGGAATTATATACAATCCCCGGAAGTTACTTCAGCCGCGGATATATTTTAAGAAGTATCCAGCAACTTTCAAATCTTCAATATTTCAATGTAGAACAGCTTTATAAAACCGGAGTGGACTACCGCCCTTACAATGATAGTACTGTCAATATTATTTATAAAGTTGAAGAAAAATCAAGCGATTATCTGAATGCTTCAATTGGTTACAGCGGAGCGTTTGGATTCAGCGGCGCAGTTGGTTTTACTTTAACAAATTTTTCTATCGCAGAACCGTTTCGAATGGGCGGCGGACAAGTATTAAATTTTAATTGGCAATTTGGCGTTGGCAATTTTTACAGAACATTCTCTCTAGGTTTTACCGAACCTTGGTTTATGGATACACCAACATCACTTGGCTTTGATCTTTTTGATACTCGACAAAGATATGTTTACGATCTACAACAATCAGGTATAACTTTTAGAGTTGGAAGAAGATTAACCTGGCCAGATGATTTTTTCTATCTTATGGGAACTCTCCGTTTTCAGTATAACGACGTAATTGATGGAGCAGGATATTATCCAACAGGATTAACCAGACAATATTCCATAGGCACAACCATATCCAGAACCGACATTGATAACCCGATCTTTCCTTCTCGTGGTTCAAAGTTTACGCTAAGCGGTGAATTAACCGGCGGACCATTTTTACCGGGTAATGTAGATTATTTTAAGATTGATTTTAAATCCGAATGGTATAAATCAATTTTTAATTCTAATAGATTTGTACTTTACACTTCCGCTGATCTCGGTTATATTGGGGTGTTAAAAGATGGAACTCCTATACAACCGTTTGAATATTTCTATATGGGAGGCAGCGGATTAATAATTGCTACTACTTCTTTACGAGGTTATGAAGATCGAAGTTTAGGATTGAGAGACCCTGTAACAAATAATGTAAGAGGAAGTAGTGTGATGGCAAAATTTACTTCGGAGTTTAGAGTGGCTTTGGCATTGGAGCCGATTCCTATTTATTTACTTGCTTTTGCAGAAGCAGGTAATGTTTATGTGGATATAAAACATACTGACTTATTTAATTTGAAACGCTCAGTTGGTATCGGTGCAAGAATTTTATTGAACCCGATCGGATTGATCGGTTTCGATTATGGTTACGGATTTGACAGAAAAAGTGTTGATGGACAAGATCCTCAGTGGATGTTCCATTTTCAATTTGGAAAAGGTTTTTAA
- a CDS encoding OmpH family outer membrane protein, giving the protein MKKSILFVLIIFTVSAFAQTQQAQTTTLKLGWVDSQIILAQLPEAIKAKADIEGMVSKWRKDLDSMQTDYQKFLADNQKQAETMKKEELQKVQQRLAEKEQKYTQYNQAKFAQPNGELYQKQEQLLAPVKEKIYKAIDEISKDLGMQFVFDKALDGVLVKADPEFDITYKVLDYLKRGKK; this is encoded by the coding sequence GTGAAAAAATCTATTTTATTTGTACTTATTATCTTTACTGTCTCTGCATTTGCACAGACACAACAAGCTCAAACAACCACATTAAAACTTGGCTGGGTTGATTCACAGATTATACTTGCTCAATTACCTGAAGCTATAAAAGCTAAGGCAGATATTGAGGGCATGGTATCAAAATGGAGAAAAGATCTGGACAGTATGCAGACTGATTATCAAAAATTTCTTGCCGATAATCAAAAACAAGCTGAGACAATGAAAAAAGAAGAATTACAAAAAGTTCAGCAAAGATTAGCAGAAAAAGAACAAAAATATACACAGTATAATCAAGCAAAATTTGCTCAACCAAATGGCGAACTTTATCAAAAACAAGAACAACTATTAGCACCTGTTAAAGAAAAAATTTACAAAGCAATAGACGAAATCTCTAAAGATTTAGGAATGCAATTTGTTTTTGACAAAGCATTAGATGGAGTTCTTGTAAAAGCTGATCCTGAATTTGATATTACTTATAAAGTTCTTGATTATCTTAAAAGAGGTAAAAAATAA
- a CDS encoding OmpH family outer membrane protein: MKKLGLILFVILSVVSSGKLYSQPKIGYVDSDTIMKQLPEAQDAQKKLDAIIKDWQEELSKMERDWKTKYDDYDKRKLILSEQKRAEIEKELVTLENQTSKYRQDKFGVKGELFQKQEELMKPIQNRIFTAIQQVAKEKDYDFIFDRSGDIIFLYAKEEYDVTSLVIEKLK, encoded by the coding sequence ATGAAAAAACTTGGATTAATTTTATTCGTAATTCTATCAGTTGTATCATCGGGTAAACTTTACAGTCAACCAAAGATTGGTTATGTTGATAGTGATACAATTATGAAACAACTTCCTGAAGCTCAAGATGCACAGAAAAAACTCGATGCAATAATTAAAGATTGGCAGGAAGAACTTTCCAAAATGGAAAGAGATTGGAAAACCAAGTATGATGATTACGATAAACGAAAACTTATTCTTAGTGAGCAAAAACGCGCTGAGATAGAAAAAGAATTAGTTACTTTGGAAAATCAAACTTCCAAATACAGGCAGGATAAATTTGGTGTTAAGGGCGAACTCTTCCAGAAACAGGAAGAATTAATGAAGCCGATCCAGAATAGAATTTTTACTGCTATTCAACAAGTTGCAAAGGAAAAAGATTACGATTTTATTTTTGATAGAAGCGGCGATATCATTTTCCTCTATGCAAAAGAAGAATATGATGTTACAAGCTTGGTAATTGAAAAACTTAAATGA
- the lpxD gene encoding UDP-3-O-(3-hydroxymyristoyl)glucosamine N-acyltransferase: MKIKLKEAADLVGGVVIGDPQIELTGIAKIEEAKKGDLTFLYLPVYEKFLNSTEASAVLISPEFKKTRTDINYIEVKNPNVALQKIIITFLQPKITLKGIDKTASIHDSVKIGKNVSVGKNVVIEAGATIGDNSIIYHNTVLMENVKVGSNCLIYPNVSVRENCVIGNNVIIHSNTVIGSDGFGYIPDEKGVYQKVPQIGNVVLEDDVELGSNVSIDRAALGSTKIKKGVKIDNLVQIAHNVSIGENTAIASQSGIAGSTTIGKNCILAGQVGIVGHIEITDNVFITAQSGVSKSISKPGKYRGSPTQELSSMLKVEAHLRNIPTYAEKIKKLEEKIASLEEKISQLISKGN, from the coding sequence ATGAAGATAAAATTGAAAGAAGCCGCCGACTTAGTCGGCGGTGTTGTTATTGGCGATCCTCAAATTGAATTAACCGGTATCGCTAAAATTGAAGAAGCAAAAAAAGGTGATTTAACTTTTCTCTATCTGCCTGTATACGAAAAATTTCTAAATTCAACTGAAGCATCGGCTGTTCTTATCAGTCCGGAATTCAAAAAAACACGAACAGACATCAACTATATCGAAGTAAAAAATCCGAATGTTGCTCTTCAAAAAATTATTATAACATTTCTTCAGCCAAAAATAACTCTTAAAGGAATAGATAAAACCGCTTCAATACATGATTCCGTGAAGATTGGTAAAAATGTTTCTGTAGGTAAAAATGTTGTTATTGAAGCTGGTGCAACCATCGGTGATAATTCAATTATCTATCACAACACAGTATTAATGGAAAATGTAAAAGTCGGTTCTAATTGTTTGATCTATCCAAACGTTTCTGTAAGAGAAAATTGTGTTATTGGAAACAACGTCATCATTCATTCAAATACAGTTATTGGTTCTGATGGTTTTGGTTATATTCCAGATGAAAAAGGTGTTTATCAAAAAGTACCGCAAATTGGAAATGTTGTTCTTGAAGATGATGTTGAACTTGGTTCAAATGTTTCGATTGACCGCGCCGCGCTTGGTTCAACAAAAATAAAAAAAGGTGTTAAGATTGATAACCTTGTTCAGATTGCACACAATGTTTCTATTGGAGAAAATACAGCAATAGCTTCTCAAAGCGGAATAGCCGGCAGTACTACGATCGGTAAAAATTGTATTCTTGCCGGTCAAGTAGGAATTGTAGGACATATCGAAATTACAGATAACGTATTTATTACAGCTCAATCGGGTGTTTCGAAATCGATTTCAAAGCCAGGAAAATATCGCGGTTCTCCAACACAGGAATTGAGTTCAATGCTAAAAGTCGAAGCTCATCTCAGAAACATACCGACTTACGCAGAAAAAATTAAAAAGTTAGAAGAAAAAATTGCATCTTTGGAAGAGAAAATTTCTCAATTAATTTCGAAGGGTAACTGA
- a CDS encoding bifunctional UDP-3-O-[3-hydroxymyristoyl] N-acetylglucosamine deacetylase/3-hydroxyacyl-ACP dehydratase encodes MLELQRTIEKPVSISGMGLHTGTSCTMTFKPAPDNSGIKFIRIDLGGKPEIPANADYVVDISRGTTLGLGDAKVFTVEHVLAAVVGLQIDNLVIELDGMEPPIGDGSSLQYVEKLLEAGFVTQGTPKDYLVIDQTVEYHNEKEKVDIVALPLDGFRISIMVDYENPSLGSQHSGLFDLEKEFISEFAPARTFCFLSEVEMLIDQGLIKGGNIDSAVVIIDHDINEEELKRLKDKLNLKHDLKVFNGYLNNNKLRFKNEPARHKILDMIGDLALIGVPIKAQVLAARPGHKANVEFAKKIRQLYHQKKFVRKYQFVKKEGIVFDVNAIERILPHRYPFLLVDKIIHLELDKKVVGIKNVTRNEHFFNGHFPGQPVMPGVLQIEAMAQVSGILLISSFLDPENHLVYFMSINNAKFRKPVLPGDQLVLEAELISVKSKKYYSVKGTALVDGNVVSEAEFMAAVVPKENKNNNK; translated from the coding sequence ATGCTAGAACTTCAACGTACTATTGAAAAACCGGTCTCGATTTCGGGAATGGGATTACATACTGGTACATCTTGTACCATGACTTTTAAGCCGGCACCAGATAACTCGGGTATTAAATTTATAAGAATTGATCTTGGCGGTAAACCGGAAATTCCTGCCAATGCAGATTATGTAGTAGATATTTCACGCGGCACTACACTTGGCTTAGGTGATGCAAAAGTTTTTACAGTTGAACATGTTTTAGCCGCTGTTGTTGGATTACAAATAGATAATCTGGTTATCGAATTGGATGGAATGGAACCGCCGATCGGTGATGGAAGTTCTCTTCAGTACGTAGAAAAATTGTTAGAAGCAGGATTTGTAACCCAGGGAACTCCTAAAGATTATTTGGTAATAGATCAGACTGTAGAATACCATAATGAAAAAGAGAAAGTTGATATCGTTGCTTTACCATTAGATGGTTTTAGAATTTCAATAATGGTAGATTACGAAAATCCTTCTTTAGGAAGCCAGCATTCCGGTTTGTTCGATCTTGAAAAAGAATTTATAAGTGAATTTGCGCCGGCCAGAACTTTTTGTTTTTTAAGTGAAGTTGAAATGCTGATTGATCAAGGTTTGATTAAAGGCGGAAATATTGACAGTGCTGTTGTAATAATAGATCACGATATAAATGAAGAAGAACTAAAACGGTTAAAGGACAAACTAAATTTAAAACACGATTTAAAAGTATTTAACGGATATTTAAATAATAACAAACTTCGATTCAAGAACGAACCGGCAAGACATAAAATTTTAGACATGATTGGTGATCTTGCTTTAATTGGTGTTCCTATTAAAGCACAGGTCTTAGCAGCACGACCGGGACATAAAGCTAATGTAGAATTTGCAAAAAAGATAAGACAATTATATCATCAGAAAAAATTTGTACGTAAATACCAGTTTGTTAAGAAAGAAGGAATTGTTTTCGACGTAAATGCAATCGAGAGAATTCTACCGCACCGCTATCCTTTCCTTCTGGTAGATAAAATTATTCATCTTGAACTCGATAAAAAAGTTGTTGGTATTAAAAACGTTACAAGGAACGAACATTTCTTCAATGGTCACTTTCCAGGTCAACCGGTAATGCCGGGTGTTCTTCAAATTGAAGCTATGGCACAGGTTAGTGGTATTCTGCTTATTAGCTCTTTCTTAGATCCAGAAAATCACCTTGTTTATTTTATGAGTATCAACAATGCGAAATTTAGAAAGCCAGTTCTTCCCGGTGATCAATTAGTTTTAGAAGCTGAACTTATTTCAGTTAAGAGTAAAAAATATTATTCCGTTAAAGGAACAGCGCTTGTTGATGGTAATGTAGTTTCCGAAGCGGAATTTATGGCTGCTGTAGTTCCTAAAGAAAATAAAAACAATAACAAATAA